The proteins below come from a single Lepidochelys kempii isolate rLepKem1 chromosome 20, rLepKem1.hap2, whole genome shotgun sequence genomic window:
- the PPAN gene encoding suppressor of SWI4 1 homolog: MGREGKTKNQKRARAAAQQRAQDQFANVPHSFVFHRGRVGRSLQQLILDVRRVMEPFTASTLQVRKKNSLKDFVAVAGPLGVTHFLVFTKSPTNVNFKLVRLPGGPTLTFKVTQYSLIKDVVSSLKHHRMHEQQFTHHPLLVLNSFGLQQMHVKLMATMFQNMFPSINVHKVNLNAIKRCLLISYNADTQLLDFRHYSLKVVPVGASKGLKKLLQEKFPNMSRLEDISELLAKDINLSESEAEQDGTHNILELPQAYAGRGNMKAQQSAVRLTEIGPRMTLQLIKVEEGLSQGNVLYHSFILKTEEQLQVALARREERLRLKAERRCRQEADVQRKEAQREAHRKQSLAGIKRKQQQQGEDGDSGAEDPGMPEDQDPADQSDDDVEYYRQEVGEEPDQDLFPKSAKRKHGPQRSPQPSKRLRTSQAGGQPASPQPGRASRKVKHRRLPGQQQRGERSPREPGISQRPGQQKDPRSPKAHRRQEGARSLKPKGPTQQGTKRGLRVPGSKFKGPGKPGLQRKQAARGKGVLQRPRAPKKGWH; the protein is encoded by the exons ATGGGGCGCGAGGGCAAG acCAAGAACCAGAAGCGGGCACGGGCGGCCGCCCAGCAGCGGGCTCAGGACCAGTTCGCCAACGTCCCTCACTCCTTCGTCTTCCACCGCGGGCGCGTGGGCCGGAGCCTGCAGCAGCTCATCCTGGACGTGCGGCGGGTGATGGAGCCGTTCACGGCCAGCACCCTACAG gtgcggAAGAAGAACTCCCTGAAGGATTTTGTGGCGGTGGCGGGGCCTCTGGGCGTGACACACTTCCTGGTCTTCACCAAATCCCCCACCAATGTCAACTTC AAACTTGTCCGTCTCCCCGGAGGCCCAACACTGACCTTCAAAGTCACGCAG TACTCGCTCATCAAGGACGTGGTGTCGTCACTCAAGCACCACCGCATGCACGAGCAGCAGTTCACGCACCACCCGCTCCTGGTGCTCAACAGCTTCGGGCTGCAGCAGATGCACGTCAAGCTGATGGCCACCATGTTCCAGAACATGTTCCCCTCCATCAACGTGCACAAG GTCAACCTCAACGCCATCAAGCGGTGCCTGCTGATCAGCTACAACGCGGACACCCAGCTCCTGGACTTCCGGCACTA cagccTGAAGGTGGTGCCTGTGGGGGCGAGCAAAGGCCTCAAgaagctgctgcaggagaagTTCCCCAACATGAGCCGGCTGGAGGACATCAGTGAGCTGCTGGCCAA GGACATTAACCTGTCGGAGAGTGAGGCCGAGCAGGACGGGACCCACAATATCCTGGAGCTGCCCCAGGCCTACGCGGGCCGGGGGAACATGAAGGCCCAGCAGAGTGCCGTGCGTCTCACTgag ATTGGTCCCCGAATGACCCTGCAGCTCATCAAGGTGGAGGAAGGGTTGAGCCAGGGCAACGTGCTTTACCACAGCTTCA ttcTCAAGACGGAGGAGCAGCTCCAGGTGGCCCTGGCCCGGAGGGAGGAGCGGCTGCGGCTGAAGGCAGAGCGGCGCTGCCGGCAGGAGGCCGATGTGCAGCGCAAGGAGGCGCAGCGGGAGGCCCACAG gaagcagagcctggcagggatcaagaggaagcagcagcagcagggggaggatGGTGACAGCGGTGCTGAGGATCCTGGGATGCCGGAGGACCAGGACCCGGCCGACCAGTCAGATGACGACGTGGAATATTACCGGCAGGAGGTGGGCGAGGAGCCTGACCAAG ATCTGTTCCCTAAAAGTGCTAAGAGGAAACACGGGCCCCAgcgctccccccagcccagcaagAGACTCCGAaccagccaggctggggggcagcctgccagcccccagccaggcagagccagCCGCAAGGTGAAGCACAGGAGACTCCCTGGCCAGCAGCAGAGGGGTGAGCGCAGCCCCAGGGAGCCGGGGATCTCACAGAGGCCTGGCCAGCAGAAGGACCCACGGAGCCCCAAGGCCCACAGGCGGCAGGAAGGAGCACGGAGTCTGAAGCCAAAAGGACCCACACAGCAGGGAACCAAGCGGGGCCTTAGGGTCCCTGGCTCCAAGTTCAAAGGGCCAGGGAAGCCGGGACTGCAGAGGAAGCAGGCAGCCCGGGGGAAGGGGGTGCTCCAGAGGCCCAGGGCCCCCAAAAAGGGGTGGCACTAG
- the ANGPTL6 gene encoding angiopoietin-related protein 6 isoform X1: MRLLLLCPLPGVRVGGGHLLPAPALTAPEHPLRPREMRQEVTEPGAVAPWPVALLLLSLVGLAHLESRAEEPGRSRGGRAAEPPPGAECTYTFVVPRQQFTGAVCWSSGRAAPAPPGPDGGETRAELGRQRAELGRLQAELGRLRGLAAVDGALVSEAKALRKESRALNARVGQLYAQLLHEILQRRQGPGLRAQLEGRVANASAQALRLAAGYRQLELRYQALAALVNSQSALIARLERRCPGGAGPAPPQPPLVPVVPLRPSGVANESRAHFDAAAELQMDQTEPAPPTLPPRAPGPWRDCLEARHRGHRASGVYVVQPAGAGQSLQVWCEQELEGGGWTVIQRRQDGSVSFFTTWHHYKHGFGTLDGEHWLGLENTRQVTGQGPGPYALRVLLEDWAGRQAYAHYARFALEPESDSYRLRLGRYRGSAGDSLAWHDGRPFSTLDRDHDAYSGSCAQHQRGGWWYNACAHANLNGVWYQGGPYRSRYQDGVYWAEFHGSAYSLRKVVMMVRPAPPAPDAQQPPAPDAA; this comes from the exons ATGCGTCTGCTCCTACTTTGTCCCTTGCCCGGTGTGCGGGTCGGCGGTGGCCACCTCCTGCCCGCCCCAGCACTGACCGCACCGGAGCACCCTCTGCGGCCAAGGGAGATGCGCCAGGAGGTAACTG AGCCCGGCGCCGTGGCCCCCTGGCCCGTGGCCCTGCTGCTCCTGAGCCTGGTGGGGCTGGCGCACTTGGAGAGCCGTGCGGAGGAGCcggggcggagccggggggggcgggcggcCGAGCCCCCGCCCGGGGCCGAGTGCACCTACACCTTCGTCGTGCCGCGGCAGCAGTTCACGGGGGCCGTGTGCTGGAGCAGCGGGCGGGCGGCCCCCGCGCCGCCGGGGCCCGATGGCGGCGAGACGCGGGCGGAGCTGGGCCGGCAGCGGGCAGAGCTGGGCCGGCTGCAGGCGGAGCTGGGCCGGCTGCGGGGGCTGGCGGCGGTGGACGGCGCCCTGGTGAGCGAGGCGAAGGCCCTGCGGAAGGAGAGCCGCGCCCTGAACGCCCGCGTGGGCCAGCTCTACGCCCAGCTGCTGCACGAGATCCTGCAGCGGCGCCAGGGGCCCGGGCTGCGGGCCCAGCTCGAGGGGCGCGTGGCCAACGCCTCGGCCCAGGCCCTGCGGCTGGCCGCCGGCTACCGCCAGCTGGAGCTGCGCTACCAGGCGCTGGCCGCCCTCGTCAACAGCCAGAGCGCCCTCATCGCGCGGCTGGAGCGGCGGTGCCCGGGGGGCGCCGGGCCAGCCCCCCCGCAG CCCCCCCTGGTGCCGGTGGTGCCCCTCCGCCCGTCCGGCGTCGCCAACGAGAGCCGGGCGCATTTCGACGCTGCCGCCGAGCTGCAGATGGACCAGACGGAGCCAGCGCCCCCCACGCTGCCCCCCAGGGCCCCGG GGCCCTGGCGCGACTGCCTGGAGGCGCGGCACCGCGGGCACCGGGCCAGCGGGGTCTATGTGGTGCAGCCGGCGGGCGCAGGACAGTCCCTGCAGGTCTGGTGcgagcaggagcttgagggcggGGGCTGGACCGTGATCCAACGGCGCCAGGACGGCTCCGTCAGCTTCTTCACTACCTGGCACCACTACAAG cacggcTTCGGGACGCTGGACGGCGAgcactggctggggctggagaacaCCCGCCAGGTGAcggggcagggcccggggcccTACGCGCTGcgggtgctgctggaggactgggcGGGGCGCCAGGCGTACGCCCACTACGCCCGCTTCGCCCTGGAGCCCGAGAGCGACTCCTACCGGCTGCGGCTGGGCCGGTACCGGGGCAGCGCCGGGGACTCGCTGGCCTGGCACGACGGCCGCCCCTTCAGCACCCTGGACCGGGACCACGACGCCTACAGCg ggaGCTGTGCCCAGCACCAGAGGGGCGGCTGGTGGTACAATGCCTGCGCCCACGCCAACCTCAACGGGGTGTGGTACCAGGGCGGGCCCTACCGCAGCCGCTACCAGGACGGCGTCTACTGGGCCGAGTTCCACGGCAGCGCCTACTCCCTGCGCAAGGTGGTGATGATGGTCCGGCCCGCGCCGCCCGCCCCCGACGCCCAGCAGCCGCCCGCCCCCGACGCCGCCTGA
- the ANGPTL6 gene encoding angiopoietin-related protein 6 isoform X2 produces MRQEVTEPGAVAPWPVALLLLSLVGLAHLESRAEEPGRSRGGRAAEPPPGAECTYTFVVPRQQFTGAVCWSSGRAAPAPPGPDGGETRAELGRQRAELGRLQAELGRLRGLAAVDGALVSEAKALRKESRALNARVGQLYAQLLHEILQRRQGPGLRAQLEGRVANASAQALRLAAGYRQLELRYQALAALVNSQSALIARLERRCPGGAGPAPPQPPLVPVVPLRPSGVANESRAHFDAAAELQMDQTEPAPPTLPPRAPGPWRDCLEARHRGHRASGVYVVQPAGAGQSLQVWCEQELEGGGWTVIQRRQDGSVSFFTTWHHYKHGFGTLDGEHWLGLENTRQVTGQGPGPYALRVLLEDWAGRQAYAHYARFALEPESDSYRLRLGRYRGSAGDSLAWHDGRPFSTLDRDHDAYSGSCAQHQRGGWWYNACAHANLNGVWYQGGPYRSRYQDGVYWAEFHGSAYSLRKVVMMVRPAPPAPDAQQPPAPDAA; encoded by the exons ATGCGCCAGGAGGTAACTG AGCCCGGCGCCGTGGCCCCCTGGCCCGTGGCCCTGCTGCTCCTGAGCCTGGTGGGGCTGGCGCACTTGGAGAGCCGTGCGGAGGAGCcggggcggagccggggggggcgggcggcCGAGCCCCCGCCCGGGGCCGAGTGCACCTACACCTTCGTCGTGCCGCGGCAGCAGTTCACGGGGGCCGTGTGCTGGAGCAGCGGGCGGGCGGCCCCCGCGCCGCCGGGGCCCGATGGCGGCGAGACGCGGGCGGAGCTGGGCCGGCAGCGGGCAGAGCTGGGCCGGCTGCAGGCGGAGCTGGGCCGGCTGCGGGGGCTGGCGGCGGTGGACGGCGCCCTGGTGAGCGAGGCGAAGGCCCTGCGGAAGGAGAGCCGCGCCCTGAACGCCCGCGTGGGCCAGCTCTACGCCCAGCTGCTGCACGAGATCCTGCAGCGGCGCCAGGGGCCCGGGCTGCGGGCCCAGCTCGAGGGGCGCGTGGCCAACGCCTCGGCCCAGGCCCTGCGGCTGGCCGCCGGCTACCGCCAGCTGGAGCTGCGCTACCAGGCGCTGGCCGCCCTCGTCAACAGCCAGAGCGCCCTCATCGCGCGGCTGGAGCGGCGGTGCCCGGGGGGCGCCGGGCCAGCCCCCCCGCAG CCCCCCCTGGTGCCGGTGGTGCCCCTCCGCCCGTCCGGCGTCGCCAACGAGAGCCGGGCGCATTTCGACGCTGCCGCCGAGCTGCAGATGGACCAGACGGAGCCAGCGCCCCCCACGCTGCCCCCCAGGGCCCCGG GGCCCTGGCGCGACTGCCTGGAGGCGCGGCACCGCGGGCACCGGGCCAGCGGGGTCTATGTGGTGCAGCCGGCGGGCGCAGGACAGTCCCTGCAGGTCTGGTGcgagcaggagcttgagggcggGGGCTGGACCGTGATCCAACGGCGCCAGGACGGCTCCGTCAGCTTCTTCACTACCTGGCACCACTACAAG cacggcTTCGGGACGCTGGACGGCGAgcactggctggggctggagaacaCCCGCCAGGTGAcggggcagggcccggggcccTACGCGCTGcgggtgctgctggaggactgggcGGGGCGCCAGGCGTACGCCCACTACGCCCGCTTCGCCCTGGAGCCCGAGAGCGACTCCTACCGGCTGCGGCTGGGCCGGTACCGGGGCAGCGCCGGGGACTCGCTGGCCTGGCACGACGGCCGCCCCTTCAGCACCCTGGACCGGGACCACGACGCCTACAGCg ggaGCTGTGCCCAGCACCAGAGGGGCGGCTGGTGGTACAATGCCTGCGCCCACGCCAACCTCAACGGGGTGTGGTACCAGGGCGGGCCCTACCGCAGCCGCTACCAGGACGGCGTCTACTGGGCCGAGTTCCACGGCAGCGCCTACTCCCTGCGCAAGGTGGTGATGATGGTCCGGCCCGCGCCGCCCGCCCCCGACGCCCAGCAGCCGCCCGCCCCCGACGCCGCCTGA
- the SHFL gene encoding shiftless antiviral inhibitor of ribosomal frameshifting protein isoform X3, protein MGRRGEELERSVRRLREKFFGRVTVEEAALLMRRYRNELATVCGVTALRREQLGDADPEDRRTLEHDPVLKKVVEKLKQEEEQQKQPPPVQKPSLDCENDKDIEAIAQQLRVLPLTERNLRMFEHASRNLIPSAERQFACQPCDSAWWRRVPERKQVSRCRLCGKRYDPVPYDRMWGTAEFLCPACNRSFRGSAQMGMASPCFICGTRVLPSRILSPRQVAGSRSRNPHSCYAEDCYNRREPHVPGTHCVHPRSRSKNRLPKVLFASLEHQSTGSTVATCLSQGSLAHCDLDELLLDDLAEESEGSGD, encoded by the exons ATGGGGCGCCGCGGGGAGGAG CTGGAGAGGAGCGTGCGGCGGCTGCGGGAGAAGTTCTTCGGGCGGGTGACCGTGGAGGAGGCCGCGCTGCTCATGCGCCGCTACCGGAACGAGCTCGCCACGGTCTGCGGGGTCACCGCGCTGCGCCGGGAGCAGCTGGGGG ACGCAGACCCCGAGGACCGCCGGACTCTGGAGCACGACCCGGTGCTGAAG AAAGtggtggagaaactgaagcaagAAGAGGAGCAACAGAAACAG CCCCCACCGGTGCAGAAACCCAGCCTCGACTGTGAGAACGACAAGGACATCGAG GCCATCGCCCAGCAGCTGCGGGTGCTGCCCCTGACGGAGCGGAACCTCCGCATGTTCGAGCACGCCAGCCGCAACCTCATCCCCTCGGCCGAGCGGCAGTTCGCCTGCCAGCCCTGCGACAGCGCCTGGTGGCGCCGCGTGCCCGAGAGAAAGCAG GTGTCCCGGTGCCGGCTGTGCGGGAAGCGCTATGACCCGGTGCCCTACGACAGGATGTGGGGCACGGCCGAGTTCCTCTGCCCCGCCTGCAACCGCAGCTTCAG GGGCTCAGCACAGATGGGCATGGCCTCTCCCTGCTTCATCTGCGGCACCCGCGTGCTGCCCAGCCGCATCCTCTCGCCGCGCCAGGTCGCCGGGTCCCGGAGCCGTAACCCCCACTCCTGCTACGCTGAGGACTGCTACAACCGCCGAG agccccatGTGCCCGGCACCCACTGCGTCCACCCCCGCAGCCGCTCCAAGAACAGGCTGCCCAAGGTGCTGTTCGCCAGCCTGGAGCACCAGAGCACCGGCTCCACCGTGGCCACCTGCCTGAGCCAGGGCAGCCTGGCCCACTGCGACCTGGACGAGCTCCTCCTCGACGACCTGGCGGAGGAGAGCGAGGGCTCCGGGGACTAG
- the SHFL gene encoding shiftless antiviral inhibitor of ribosomal frameshifting protein isoform X1 — MGRRGEELERSVRRLREKFFGRVTVEEAALLMRRYRNELATVCGVTALRREQLGDADPEDRRTLEHDPVLKKVVEKLKQEEEQQKQPPPVQKPSLDCENDKDIEAIAQQLRVLPLTERNLRMFEHASRNLIPSAERQFACQPCDSAWWRRVPERKQVRPPVGAGGAVAQDTRALWCPPQVSRCRLCGKRYDPVPYDRMWGTAEFLCPACNRSFRGSAQMGMASPCFICGTRVLPSRILSPRQVAGSRSRNPHSCYAEDCYNRREPHVPGTHCVHPRSRSKNRLPKVLFASLEHQSTGSTVATCLSQGSLAHCDLDELLLDDLAEESEGSGD, encoded by the exons ATGGGGCGCCGCGGGGAGGAG CTGGAGAGGAGCGTGCGGCGGCTGCGGGAGAAGTTCTTCGGGCGGGTGACCGTGGAGGAGGCCGCGCTGCTCATGCGCCGCTACCGGAACGAGCTCGCCACGGTCTGCGGGGTCACCGCGCTGCGCCGGGAGCAGCTGGGGG ACGCAGACCCCGAGGACCGCCGGACTCTGGAGCACGACCCGGTGCTGAAG AAAGtggtggagaaactgaagcaagAAGAGGAGCAACAGAAACAG CCCCCACCGGTGCAGAAACCCAGCCTCGACTGTGAGAACGACAAGGACATCGAG GCCATCGCCCAGCAGCTGCGGGTGCTGCCCCTGACGGAGCGGAACCTCCGCATGTTCGAGCACGCCAGCCGCAACCTCATCCCCTCGGCCGAGCGGCAGTTCGCCTGCCAGCCCTGCGACAGCGCCTGGTGGCGCCGCGTGCCCGAGAGAAAGCAGGTGCGTCCGCCGGTGGGGGCGGGCGGGGCCGTGGCCCAGGACACTCGCGCTCTCTGGTGCCCCCCACAGGTGTCCCGGTGCCGGCTGTGCGGGAAGCGCTATGACCCGGTGCCCTACGACAGGATGTGGGGCACGGCCGAGTTCCTCTGCCCCGCCTGCAACCGCAGCTTCAG GGGCTCAGCACAGATGGGCATGGCCTCTCCCTGCTTCATCTGCGGCACCCGCGTGCTGCCCAGCCGCATCCTCTCGCCGCGCCAGGTCGCCGGGTCCCGGAGCCGTAACCCCCACTCCTGCTACGCTGAGGACTGCTACAACCGCCGAG agccccatGTGCCCGGCACCCACTGCGTCCACCCCCGCAGCCGCTCCAAGAACAGGCTGCCCAAGGTGCTGTTCGCCAGCCTGGAGCACCAGAGCACCGGCTCCACCGTGGCCACCTGCCTGAGCCAGGGCAGCCTGGCCCACTGCGACCTGGACGAGCTCCTCCTCGACGACCTGGCGGAGGAGAGCGAGGGCTCCGGGGACTAG
- the P2RY11 gene encoding P2Y purinoceptor 11 — translation MAAPGNASLSSFQQQMWPALVVEFFLAFAGNAFAIYRFMAHEHTWHPGIVYSFNLAVSDLLYALSLPFLAAYYYPPKHWSYGLALCKLERFLFSCNLYGSIFFLTCISLNRYLGVVHPFLVHGRLEPRHAKLLSGAGWLLVAGLSAPTLYFSELQPQGNCTECLGSATDEQLPRYLPYSLFLAAFGCGLPFLLTLFSYGAIFRTVCRNPHLTPLEKRQVGWLVSVGVALYAVSYLPYHTLRNLNLGLRQRQAERQDKQHVLLIHSAYQLSKLLVTLNICTHPLLYAALADSMRAWCRAPRGRCRAPRGRCRAQPAENMALKACG, via the coding sequence ATGGCAGCACCAGGCAACGCTTCCCTCAGTTCGTTCCAGCAGCAGATGTGGCCTGCGCTGGTGGTCGAGTTCTTCCTGGCCTTCGCCGGCAACGCCTTCGCCATCTACCGCTTCATGGCCCACGAGCACACCTGGCACCCGGGCATCGTGTACTCCTTCAACCTGGCCGTCAGCGACCTGCTCTACgccctctccctgcccttcctggccGCCTACTACTACCCGCCCAAGCACTGGTCCTACGGCCTGGCCCTCTGCAAACTCGAGCGCTTCCTCTTCAGCTGCAACCTGTACGGCAGCATCTTCTTCCTCACCTGCATCAGCCTGAACCGCTACCTGGGCGTGGTGCACCCCTTCCTGGTGCATGGCCGGCTGGAGCCCCGCCACGCCAAGCTCCTGAGCGGCGCCGGCTGGCTGCTGGTGGCCGGCCTCTCCGCCCCCACCCTCTACTTCTcggagctgcagccccaggggaACTGCACCGAGTGCCTGGGCAGCGCCACGGACGAGCAGCTGCCCCGCTACCTGCCCTACAGCCTCTTCCTGGCGGCCTTCGGCTGCGGGCTGCCCTTCCTGCTCACGCTCTTCTCCTACGGGGCCATCTTCCGCACCGTCTGCCGCAACCCCCACCTGACGCCGCTGGAGAAGCGCCAGGTGGGGTGGCTGGTGAGCGTGGGGGTGGCTCTCTACGCCGTCTCCTACCTGCCCTACCACACCCTGCGCAACCTCAACCTGGGCCTGCGGCAGCGGCAGGCCGAGAGGCAGGACAAGCAGCACGTGCTGCTCATCCACTCCGCCTACCAGCTCAGCAAGCTCCTGGTCACCCTCAACATCTGCACCCACCCGCTGCTCTACGCCGCCCTGGCCGACAGCATGCGGGCCTGGTGCAGGGCCCCCCGCGGGCGGTGCAGGGCCCCCCGCGGGCGGTGCAGGGCCCAGCCCGCAGAGAACATGGCGCTAAAGGCCTGTGGCTGA
- the SHFL gene encoding shiftless antiviral inhibitor of ribosomal frameshifting protein isoform X2, with product MGRRGEELERSVRRLREKFFGRVTVEEAALLMRRYRNELATVCGVTALRREQLGDADPEDRRTLEHDPVLKKVVEKLKQEEEQQKQKPSLDCENDKDIEAIAQQLRVLPLTERNLRMFEHASRNLIPSAERQFACQPCDSAWWRRVPERKQVRPPVGAGGAVAQDTRALWCPPQVSRCRLCGKRYDPVPYDRMWGTAEFLCPACNRSFRGSAQMGMASPCFICGTRVLPSRILSPRQVAGSRSRNPHSCYAEDCYNRREPHVPGTHCVHPRSRSKNRLPKVLFASLEHQSTGSTVATCLSQGSLAHCDLDELLLDDLAEESEGSGD from the exons ATGGGGCGCCGCGGGGAGGAG CTGGAGAGGAGCGTGCGGCGGCTGCGGGAGAAGTTCTTCGGGCGGGTGACCGTGGAGGAGGCCGCGCTGCTCATGCGCCGCTACCGGAACGAGCTCGCCACGGTCTGCGGGGTCACCGCGCTGCGCCGGGAGCAGCTGGGGG ACGCAGACCCCGAGGACCGCCGGACTCTGGAGCACGACCCGGTGCTGAAG AAAGtggtggagaaactgaagcaagAAGAGGAGCAACAGAAACAG AAACCCAGCCTCGACTGTGAGAACGACAAGGACATCGAG GCCATCGCCCAGCAGCTGCGGGTGCTGCCCCTGACGGAGCGGAACCTCCGCATGTTCGAGCACGCCAGCCGCAACCTCATCCCCTCGGCCGAGCGGCAGTTCGCCTGCCAGCCCTGCGACAGCGCCTGGTGGCGCCGCGTGCCCGAGAGAAAGCAGGTGCGTCCGCCGGTGGGGGCGGGCGGGGCCGTGGCCCAGGACACTCGCGCTCTCTGGTGCCCCCCACAGGTGTCCCGGTGCCGGCTGTGCGGGAAGCGCTATGACCCGGTGCCCTACGACAGGATGTGGGGCACGGCCGAGTTCCTCTGCCCCGCCTGCAACCGCAGCTTCAG GGGCTCAGCACAGATGGGCATGGCCTCTCCCTGCTTCATCTGCGGCACCCGCGTGCTGCCCAGCCGCATCCTCTCGCCGCGCCAGGTCGCCGGGTCCCGGAGCCGTAACCCCCACTCCTGCTACGCTGAGGACTGCTACAACCGCCGAG agccccatGTGCCCGGCACCCACTGCGTCCACCCCCGCAGCCGCTCCAAGAACAGGCTGCCCAAGGTGCTGTTCGCCAGCCTGGAGCACCAGAGCACCGGCTCCACCGTGGCCACCTGCCTGAGCCAGGGCAGCCTGGCCCACTGCGACCTGGACGAGCTCCTCCTCGACGACCTGGCGGAGGAGAGCGAGGGCTCCGGGGACTAG